The following coding sequences lie in one Thermoanaerobaculia bacterium genomic window:
- a CDS encoding sigma-70 family RNA polymerase sigma factor: protein MPRGGRDDSPDDPSLDDLLPEIYRFALYLTGDPHDAEDVTQNVCFKFLKYRKSYDPRKGGLKVYLQRLTVNESNTLFSRKKKKIPEDYPVWESEPESRINERMEERNTAAVILSLLVDLTEREREVFVMREVMDMDYPLIAEVLQVSPVTVRRFYSLARQKLKELLLTRFPEYRHLMNE, encoded by the coding sequence ATGCCGCGTGGGGGAAGAGATGATTCCCCGGATGATCCGTCTCTCGATGACCTGCTACCGGAGATTTACAGGTTCGCCCTCTACCTCACCGGTGATCCCCACGACGCAGAGGATGTAACCCAGAACGTCTGCTTCAAATTTCTCAAGTACCGAAAATCCTACGACCCCCGAAAAGGGGGTCTTAAAGTTTATCTTCAGCGCCTGACCGTCAATGAATCCAACACCCTCTTTTCGCGAAAGAAGAAGAAAATTCCAGAGGATTACCCTGTGTGGGAGTCCGAACCGGAATCCCGCATCAATGAGCGTATGGAGGAACGAAACACCGCAGCCGTGATTCTCTCTCTCCTGGTGGACCTCACCGAGAGGGAGCGGGAAGTGTTCGTCATGCGGGAGGTCATGGATATGGACTACCCGTTAATTGCGGAAGTCCTGCAGGTATCTCCCGTAACTGTGCGAAGGTTTTACAGCCTGGCCCGGCAGAAGCTGAAAGAGTTACTTCTGACCCGGTTTCCCGAATACCGGCATTTGATGAACGAGTAG
- a CDS encoding superoxide dismutase [Ni], producing MSIQSKVLLITAAWILVFLPAAGMAHCQVPCGIYGDALRLDLMAEDIATIEKAMMQISDLSKAESPNYNQIVRWVQTKEDHAQKIQDTAAEYFLAQRIKVPATEDPAAVKIYQDQLSLLHKIIVAAMKAKQTTDPDPVADLKNLLKSFRASYLKEDAHAGH from the coding sequence ATGTCAATTCAATCAAAAGTACTTCTTATCACTGCAGCATGGATATTGGTTTTTCTTCCCGCAGCAGGCATGGCTCACTGCCAGGTACCCTGCGGGATCTACGGCGATGCACTTCGCCTGGATCTCATGGCAGAAGACATTGCCACGATTGAAAAAGCCATGATGCAGATCAGCGATCTGAGCAAGGCCGAATCTCCCAACTACAACCAGATTGTCCGCTGGGTTCAGACCAAGGAAGATCACGCCCAAAAGATTCAGGATACGGCGGCCGAGTACTTCCTGGCCCAGCGGATCAAGGTTCCCGCAACCGAGGATCCTGCCGCCGTCAAAATCTACCAGGACCAGCTCTCCCTACTGCACAAAATCATCGTGGCCGCCATGAAGGCCAAGCAGACGACAGATCCCGATCCCGTGGCGGACCTGAAGAATCTGCTGAAGAGCTTTCGGGCTTCCTATCTGAAGGAGGATGCCCACGCCGGTCACTGA
- a CDS encoding non-heme iron oxygenase ferredoxin subunit, with protein sequence MKHKVCSITDVPPGSKHRFQVDGEPVLIANIEGTFYAVSDTCSHADASLADGIMEGTEVECPYHGARFDIRTGNALSLPAVSPIESFTVSVEGDEIYIESDFF encoded by the coding sequence ATGAAACATAAGGTATGCAGTATTACGGACGTTCCTCCCGGTTCCAAGCACCGGTTCCAGGTTGATGGAGAACCCGTTTTAATAGCCAACATCGAGGGAACCTTCTATGCCGTTTCCGATACCTGTTCCCATGCCGATGCATCCCTCGCAGACGGGATTATGGAAGGTACCGAGGTGGAATGCCCCTACCACGGCGCACGATTCGATATCCGAACGGGAAACGCTCTCTCCCTTCCCGCCGTTTCACCCATTGAATCGTTTACTGTCTCAGTTGAAGGAGATGAAATTTATATCGAGAGTGATTTTTTCTAA
- a CDS encoding iron-sulfur cluster assembly scaffold protein, with translation MDPLYRETIMDHYQHPRHKGELTCPTVRQHDANPLCGDDLTLDLEIDSEGLIRACTFHGHGCAISQAAADMLCAEIMNRPAREILAMSKEEMLGILGIPLGPVRLKCALLAYKILKMALVKHLGQEGGSIDET, from the coding sequence ATGGATCCCCTCTATCGTGAGACAATTATGGACCACTATCAGCACCCCCGGCACAAGGGGGAGCTTACCTGTCCCACGGTTCGTCAGCACGATGCCAATCCTCTTTGTGGAGACGACCTTACGCTTGACCTGGAAATTGATTCCGAGGGCCTGATCCGCGCGTGTACCTTTCACGGCCATGGATGTGCCATCTCTCAGGCGGCGGCGGATATGCTCTGTGCTGAGATCATGAACCGTCCGGCCCGAGAAATCCTTGCGATGTCTAAAGAGGAGATGCTGGGGATTCTCGGGATACCCCTCGGTCCGGTACGATTGAAGTGCGCTCTCCTGGCGTATAAGATTCTTAAGATGGCGTTGGTGAAACACCTGGGACAGGAAGGAGGGTCGATCGATGAAACATAA
- a CDS encoding SufS family cysteine desulfurase, whose translation MWREDFPAFRDSSLVYLDSGASTQKPFVVLDAEREFYETTYANVHRGVYPLSEAATERYEAARSTAAAFLGANPEETIFVRSTTEALNLVASSLIRHHLQPGDGVAVTVAEHHSNFVPWQQLALQNGNPFTVLSVDQNGTLPLKQVEQALVKGAKVLACTMVSNVLGSTMPIRDLARLVHEHGALLVVDGAQAIAHMEVNVRDLEVDFFAFSGHKIYGPTGIGVLYGRHDLLEDLPPFLFGGEMIAEVHVDRTTFASPPYKFEAGTPPIAQAVGLASALDYVTTIGLQEIRSHEHRLIQNAWNRLSPLPGITLYGPGPDNRTGVLAFTLEGVHPHDIAGALGHDGICIRAGHHCAQPLHDHLGIQATARISMGCYNTIEDLERLEEGLKNVRRLFLGAA comes from the coding sequence ATGTGGCGTGAAGACTTTCCCGCATTCCGAGACTCTTCCCTGGTTTATCTCGACAGTGGAGCCTCCACTCAGAAACCCTTCGTCGTCCTTGATGCTGAGCGTGAATTCTACGAAACAACCTATGCGAACGTTCATCGGGGTGTGTACCCGCTCTCTGAAGCTGCGACGGAGCGATATGAAGCGGCTCGATCGACGGCCGCTGCATTTCTGGGTGCGAATCCGGAGGAAACCATCTTTGTTCGATCCACAACTGAAGCTCTGAACCTTGTCGCATCGAGCCTTATCCGTCACCATCTGCAACCGGGAGACGGCGTTGCCGTTACCGTGGCGGAGCACCATTCCAACTTCGTACCGTGGCAGCAGCTGGCCCTGCAGAATGGAAACCCATTCACGGTGCTCTCCGTTGACCAAAACGGCACACTCCCTTTGAAGCAGGTCGAACAGGCCCTGGTCAAGGGAGCCAAAGTCCTGGCCTGTACAATGGTTTCCAATGTCCTGGGATCGACAATGCCCATACGGGACCTGGCAAGGCTGGTTCATGAACACGGAGCCCTTCTGGTCGTGGACGGAGCCCAGGCGATTGCCCATATGGAGGTGAATGTCCGCGACCTGGAAGTCGACTTCTTTGCCTTTTCCGGCCACAAGATCTATGGTCCCACAGGCATTGGTGTCCTCTATGGTCGACACGATCTTCTGGAGGATCTCCCTCCCTTTCTCTTTGGAGGAGAGATGATTGCCGAGGTCCATGTCGATCGAACCACATTCGCCTCTCCCCCTTATAAATTTGAAGCCGGAACTCCTCCTATCGCCCAGGCAGTCGGATTGGCCTCCGCCCTTGATTATGTTACAACCATCGGACTACAAGAGATTCGATCTCATGAACATCGTCTGATTCAAAATGCATGGAACCGCCTTTCCCCCCTGCCCGGAATTACTCTTTACGGCCCCGGGCCGGACAATCGAACCGGTGTCCTTGCGTTCACTCTTGAGGGGGTACATCCCCACGATATCGCAGGAGCTCTCGGGCACGATGGCATCTGCATACGGGCCGGACACCATTGCGCCCAGCCCCTTCACGATCACCTGGGCATCCAGGCAACCGCTCGAATCAGCATGGGCTGCTATAACACCATTGAAGATCTCGAACGATTGGAAGAAGGATTGAAGAACGTTCGACGTCTCTTTCTTGGAGCGGCCTGA
- a CDS encoding SufD family Fe-S cluster assembly protein: MTYQLPHPANELWRRTRPDRFTLPHPEELSREFTFHATGAEVSGIHVLPLKEGLKFLSGRSTGIPSDRLSESGLSALIHAEARIGYVLIVESGLSPEKPVEISLSVPSGQYHAMRCVVLIGEGSRVVLSESLSGGENGQLLAASFLHLGSDSSLTFRRQWTPSGTAFSVAHNRLNSGASLKLTTFLETHQLFKYEETSTLAGDHADLDTLFIDVVRGRGHVDALLGADHTSPSCRSRIEGRGVVYERGYSLHHGLTSIPRTSPGSDTYFTSRHLLLSERSRADSIPKLMIDTDDVKAGHGATVGSVDEAALFYLQSRGLTRQQAEEFLVEGFLAPVLARGNYKGDSNVA; the protein is encoded by the coding sequence ATGACATATCAACTTCCCCATCCTGCCAATGAACTGTGGCGTAGAACCCGGCCGGATCGATTCACCCTTCCGCATCCGGAGGAGCTGTCCCGCGAATTCACATTCCATGCAACCGGGGCGGAAGTTTCCGGCATTCACGTACTGCCTCTCAAGGAAGGCCTGAAGTTCCTCTCCGGCCGAAGCACCGGTATCCCATCAGACAGACTTTCGGAATCCGGGCTCTCCGCCCTGATTCATGCGGAAGCGAGGATTGGATACGTCCTGATCGTTGAATCTGGATTATCGCCGGAGAAACCTGTGGAGATCTCTCTTTCGGTCCCATCCGGGCAATACCATGCCATGCGATGCGTTGTGCTGATCGGTGAGGGCAGCCGTGTGGTTCTGAGTGAGTCACTGAGCGGGGGAGAAAACGGCCAACTTCTTGCAGCTTCCTTCCTTCATCTCGGATCGGACTCTTCCCTCACATTCCGCCGACAGTGGACTCCCTCAGGAACTGCGTTTTCAGTAGCGCACAATCGTCTGAATTCCGGTGCATCGCTGAAACTGACCACATTTCTCGAAACTCATCAACTCTTCAAATATGAAGAGACATCCACCCTTGCGGGAGACCATGCGGATTTGGATACTCTCTTCATTGACGTGGTACGGGGACGTGGTCACGTCGATGCACTTCTTGGAGCAGATCACACCAGCCCATCCTGTCGTTCAAGGATTGAGGGTCGTGGCGTGGTCTACGAACGAGGGTACAGTCTTCACCACGGTTTAACCTCCATTCCCCGTACGAGCCCCGGTTCAGATACGTACTTTACATCCCGGCATCTGCTTCTTTCCGAACGCAGCCGCGCCGATTCCATTCCGAAACTCATGATCGACACCGATGACGTGAAAGCCGGCCATGGTGCCACGGTAGGGAGTGTTGATGAAGCCGCATTGTTCTATCTTCAGTCCCGCGGATTGACCCGCCAGCAGGCCGAGGAGTTCCTGGTGGAAGGATTTCTTGCTCCCGTCCTGGCGCGGGGAAACTACAAAGGAGATTCGAATGTGGCGTGA
- the sufB gene encoding Fe-S cluster assembly protein SufB, with the protein MTTRDDLLVTDEYKYGFHVPERYEFKSRPGLTRDTVIEISKRKAEPEWMLNFRLRALDIFHSKPMPTWGADLSSIEFDAIHYYIKPSGQKHTWEEVPEEIKETFDRLGIPEAEKKFLAGVGAQYESEVVYHNLKASWEEQGVIFLDTDSALREHPDLFRKYFGSVIPPEDNKFAALNSAVWSGGSFIYVPAGVHIDVPLQAYFRINAEAMGQFERTLIIAGEGSSVHYVEGCTAPIYSRDSLHSAVVEIIVQKGARVQYTTIQNWSSNVYNLVTKRAVAEEDATMIWVDGNLGSKTTMKYPAVILKGRGSRADILSLAMAGKNQHQDAGAKVTHVAPDTTSTITSKSVSLHGGRSSYRGLVKIHPEASGSRVNVQCDALILDPSSSSDTFPYMEVGNSTSYVEHEASVSKVSEDQLFYLASRGIPEEEARAMIVSGFVESIVRELPMEYAVEMNRLIQLQMEGSVG; encoded by the coding sequence ATGACGACACGCGATGATCTTCTCGTAACCGACGAATACAAATACGGATTTCACGTTCCGGAACGATATGAGTTTAAATCCCGTCCCGGACTCACCCGCGACACCGTCATCGAAATATCAAAGAGAAAAGCCGAACCCGAGTGGATGCTCAATTTCAGACTTCGGGCTCTTGACATTTTTCATTCCAAGCCTATGCCCACGTGGGGAGCCGACCTCTCCTCGATCGAGTTTGATGCAATCCACTATTACATCAAGCCATCCGGGCAAAAGCATACCTGGGAAGAAGTTCCCGAGGAAATCAAAGAAACCTTTGACCGGCTGGGCATTCCGGAAGCTGAAAAAAAATTTCTCGCAGGCGTCGGAGCCCAGTACGAATCCGAAGTTGTGTACCATAACCTGAAGGCGTCGTGGGAAGAGCAGGGCGTTATCTTTCTGGATACCGATTCAGCCCTTCGCGAACACCCGGACCTGTTCCGGAAATACTTCGGGTCGGTCATTCCACCCGAAGACAATAAATTCGCCGCCCTGAATTCAGCGGTCTGGAGCGGAGGATCTTTTATCTATGTTCCGGCGGGTGTTCACATCGACGTGCCCCTGCAGGCCTATTTCAGAATCAATGCCGAGGCCATGGGACAGTTTGAACGGACCTTGATCATTGCCGGTGAGGGATCCAGTGTCCACTATGTGGAGGGGTGCACGGCTCCGATCTACTCTCGAGATTCTCTTCACTCTGCCGTGGTCGAAATCATCGTTCAAAAGGGTGCACGTGTTCAGTACACCACAATCCAGAACTGGTCCTCCAATGTCTATAACCTTGTCACCAAGCGTGCCGTGGCCGAGGAGGATGCGACCATGATCTGGGTGGACGGCAACCTGGGAAGTAAAACAACCATGAAGTATCCTGCTGTAATTCTCAAAGGCCGCGGATCCAGAGCGGACATCCTCTCTCTGGCCATGGCCGGAAAGAACCAGCATCAGGATGCCGGAGCCAAAGTGACCCACGTGGCCCCGGATACGACATCCACCATCACCTCAAAATCGGTAAGTCTTCATGGAGGTCGCTCCTCTTATCGGGGGCTCGTCAAGATCCATCCGGAAGCATCAGGTTCACGGGTTAATGTCCAATGTGACGCCCTGATCCTGGACCCGAGCAGTTCTTCGGACACCTTTCCCTATATGGAGGTCGGCAATTCTACATCCTATGTGGAGCATGAAGCCAGTGTCAGCAAAGTGTCGGAAGACCAGCTCTTTTACCTGGCTTCCCGGGGAATTCCCGAAGAAGAGGCCCGGGCCATGATTGTATCGGGATTTGTGGAATCGATCGTGCGGGAACTTCCGATGGAATATGCCGTTGAAATGAACCGGCTGATCCAGTTACAGATGGAAGGGAGCGTAGGCTGA